The Pyrenophora tritici-repentis strain M4 chromosome 8, whole genome shotgun sequence genome contains a region encoding:
- a CDS encoding Fungal-trans domain containing protein, with the protein MSRHRQKDEEAGAEGRGVLNTRKRMWKDAEGRIVTKKPALSINASNSQSASSPHSEGRLQSLPEFAYFNTHEQGLPISPPTSHNPSLSQSVEDHDSGIGINYQPAGLDPKTLSAQDNFSPIDQRFWSADITQPQPDPFASTAFDDASFEDIFNPDTASSFNAPFTTISNYSWLFEMDWAKTDHSQQLNMQDPFPTIAFPNNPSPLPQPGQSFDLNLDHTSFEKPSETLNRYEPLQSQISESLQGHLSSPPVITPPLYEHGDNPNIISQPQQQTQNTSAVSPKTISVDAASSVPDIERPMSMLRPSRSLPVIDELARQQLLDLVDIIQPTMPDGSIVMRDHPLLSLSCLQTYCDLFFTRFNTTYPLIHMSTFDPSEVDTLLLASVLLLGATYGEKDAHQLAVCIHDVLRPQIFANAGFSAKPDLWVLQTILLVECFGKSRAGQKQHDMSHLFHGLLINLIRRSDCQSIRPPTPDESTDDLEDDWRTWCEAEEKKRLAFLCFMWDTQHAVLFCQSLCMSAFELRSNMPCDQAVWEADSAESWHQARQKQPTTPLFLSCLKMYLHPDAAAKIPKNLNALSRALLLHGLMSVAWDMQRRDQTSLGVLESSNPLGNWQVRLASSYTSWHADYTAFCTTYLSALPSPSHFLAKEFQIHRTATLALYHAAHILLHTPFIDLQIYAGARHILGRPVARHDYARSQRVVKKWVLENGKEAGKAVWHASSIVSEGVDVLDGELSASDIGSARLWHHAWTVYLGTLVVWGVWYARPVPPPAPDALPSHLSHLDGDDGEEDEMVWDPSTEMKTLLEGILKSEPMGLLEQGAKSVFSGGVGKRGTNGLAAVVSRCLSKVRWAVVHDGMMVLRGLVQWRLVGGGAGAGAGFGGP; encoded by the exons ATGAGCCGCCATCGTCAGAAAGACGAAGAAGCTGGCGCTGAAGGCCGTGGAGTCTTGAATACTCGTAAACGCATGTGGAAGGATGCAGAAGGCAGAATAGTAACAAAGAAACCTGCACTATCGATCAACGCGTCAAATTCTCAGTCCGCCTCATCGCCACATAGCGAAGGTAGGTTGCAGTCTTTACCGGAATTTGCATACTTCAATACCCACGaacaaggccttccaatATCACCACCAACATCGCATAACCCTTCACTTTCTCAATCCGTGGAAGATCACGACTCCGGCATAGGGATCAACTACCAACCTGCTGGCTTGGACCCAAAGACATTATCAGCTCAAGATAATTTCTCGCCGATAGACCAACGATTCTGGTCTGCGGATATCACACAGCCTCAGCCTGATCCATTTGCCTCTACCGCCTTTGACGATGCATCCTTTGAAGACATATTCAACCCGGATACAGCGAGTTCTTTCAACGCCCCGTTCACGACTATAAGCAACTACAGCTGGTTGTTTGAAATGGATTGGGCGAAAACCGACCACTCTCAGCAGCTAAACATGCAAGATCCATTCCCCACGATTGCTTTCCCGAACAACCCCTCGCCATTACCGCAGCCTGGTCAGTCTTTCGACTTGAATTTAGACCATACAAGCTTTGAAAAGCCATCAGAGACACTCAATCGCTATGAACCGCTACAGTCTCAGATATCTGAATCTCTACAAGGCCACTTGTCTTCACCACCAGTGATCACCCCTCCGCTATACGAACACGGCGATAATCCAAATATCATCTCCCAGCCACAACAACAAACTCAAAACACATCAGCGGTCTCTCCTAAGACTATTTCGGTGGATGCCGCTAGTTCTGTGCCCGACATCGAGCGCCCAATGTCCATGCTTCGGCCATCGAGGAGCTTACCAGTCATCGATGAACTAGCCCGCCAGCAGTTGCTTGATCTCGTCGATATCATACAACCCACCATGCCTGATGGGAGTATAGTCATGCGAGATCACCCACTCCTCTCATTGTCGTGTTTGCAGACATACTGCgatctcttcttcacacGCTTCAATACCACATACCCGCTTATCCACATGTCAACATTCGACCCCTCGGAGGTTGATACCCTACTTCTCGCGTCCGTGCTTCTACTTGGAGCTACATACGGAGAGAAAGACGCACATCAGCTTGCC GTGTGTATACATGACGTCCTCCGTCCCCAAATATTTGCCAACGCCGGCTTCTCTGCCAAGCCTGATCTCTGGGTCCTCCAAACTATCCTCCTTGTCGAGTGCTTCGGCAAAAGCCGTGCCGGCCAAAAGCAACACGATATGTCGCATCTCTTTCATGGACTCCTCATTAACCTCATCCGCCGCAGCGACTGCCAAAGCATCCGACCACCCACCCCGGACGAATCCACAGATGATCTTGAAGACGACTGGCGAACCTGGTGCGAGGCTGAGGAAAAAAAGAG ACTGGCTTTTCTGTGCTTCATGTGGGACACGCAGCACGCCGTGCTCTTCTGTCAATCTCTCTGCATGTCGGCCTTTGAACTGCGCTCAAACATGCCCTGCGACCAAGCCGTCTGGGAAGCAGACTCCGCGGAATCCTGGCACCAAGCACGCCAGAAACAACCTACAACACCGCTCTTTCTGTCGTGTTTGAAGATGTACCTACACCCCGACGCAGCAGCCAAGATCCCCAAGAACCTTAACGCCCTATCCCGCGCTCTACTCCTCCACGGTCTCATGTCTGTAGCCTGGGACATGCAACGCCGCGACCAAACCTCCCTCGGCGTACTGGAATCCAGCAACCCGCTGGGAAACTGGCAAGTTCGCCTCGCGAGTTCGTATACATCCTGGCACGCAGATTACACCGCTTTCTGCACCACGTACCTATCCGCACTACCCTCACCGTCCCACTTTCTCGCAAAAGAATTCCAAATCCATCGCACGGCTACTCTGGCCCTCTACCACGCCGCACACATCTTACTCCACACCCCATTTATCGACCTGCAGATTTACGCGGGCGCGAGACATATCCTGGGTCGCCCAGTAGCGCGGCACGACTATGCACGCTCGCAGCGTGTAGTTAAGAAGTGGGTGTTGGAGAACGGTAAGGAGGCGGGTAAGGCAGTGTGGCACGCGTCTTCTATTGTAAGCGAGGGCGTGGATGTTCTAGATGGCGAGCTCAGCGCTAGTGATATCGGGAGTGCGAGATTGTGGCATCATGCTTGGACTGTGTATCTAGGCACGCTGGTGGTGTGGGGGGTGTGGTATGCGCGGCCGGTTCCTCCGCCCGCGCCGGACGCTTTGCCCAGTCATCTCAGCCATTTGGACGGCGACGATGGGGAGGAGGATGAGATGGTTTGGGATCCGAGTACAGAGATGAAGACGCTGTTGGAGGGCATTCTCAAGAGTGAACCGATGGGTTTGCTGGAGCAAGGGGCCAAGAGCGTTTTTTCGGGGGGCGTGGGGAAGAGGGGGACGAATGGGTTGGCGGCGGTAGTGAGTAGGTGTTTGAGTAAGGTGAGATGGGCGGTTGTGCATGATGGGATGATGGTGCTTAGGGGATTAGTGCAGTGGCGATTAGTCGGCGGTGGCGCCGGTGCGGGGGCAGGATTTGGTGGACCGTGA